One Salvia splendens isolate huo1 chromosome 1, SspV2, whole genome shotgun sequence genomic window, gaagctcggtcaCTGTCCAAAAATGCGGAAAAAATAGCCTTTTTAGAACTATTACGAAGATTAAAGCAACCAATTGATACAATTAACACGTGATTATAATTAAAACTGGGCATGAAATGTAACTGACACAGTATCATCAAACAAGTAAAAAATGGGACCTGCGCTTGCGCGCCTTCTCAGATATAGCCGTGAGCACTCCCCAAACTTCGGGATCAGAATACTGAAGCGGCTGAGCAGCAATTTTGGCCGCCACGGATGATATGAACTCTTCAGCGGTCTGCAGATTTCTAGAAAGGGGCGAATTGCTGCTGTTGTCACCGAAACCGGATCGGCGCATGGAGGGAGTCTTTTGGGCCGATTGCGGGCTCGGGCCGGGCTTCTCAAGCCGCGGAGATGACGAGCTATCGTCTTCGTCAGCCATACGCCTAtgtgttagagcatctccaatggttctGGACAAGCCATATGTCAGCAATAAGCTAGTCACAACTCCTCCGCCACAAACACTTAAAAACTCCTCCTACCAAATCATCAGGATAAGCAACTGGACAAACAATAGGCTAGCGATAGGTTAGctacaataaacaaaattataaaaaataaataattaccaatcacacaaaatacggaattaaatttacgatacagatacgggaaaattcaataataacatttaaatttaaaaaaaagtacattaattacaaaaaatacattaatttaaaaaaaatcctcttccacgcacgagcccccgcctccgcctcactcgtCGTGGCCTTCGTCGCCGCCGTTGTCACcgcccgcgtctgagcccccaactgtgccgcggcggcatccaaatcgacccgcatactctcgagcattgagtgaagaaacctcttctccacgggtcagttgccgccttccagtcagctaagatcttatacatctgagcccgcgtttgttgacgcgcgaagaaggcgagctcggttGTCAACTTGCCaacagggggatgccgactggacctctgGGAGccctggcgagcccgttgcgtccgcctttgaccaaccgggcgagtgcggcgagtaaacgcgggaggggacggaaactcctgaacatcctcggggaggtcgtcgaaaccgccgctgctgccgctgtaatcaccggtatagttcagtcgctgcttcttcggccaaccagcatcgacacctgccagaaacttctcggagtccatcagcaactcatagcagttccagcaggtgaactccttataaaacCCGAGCACgtggaaggctttctccgctgtcctcctgcagtcctcgtcagtttggccactgatctgcatgcggagggcgttagtgtacaagcccgaaaatcgggagaccgcagccctgattcggtcccacctcttccggcactcctccccgctgtgtggcctcccctccgtgcaaaatgccttgtaagctgctgatattttagcccacaagttgacgatcatTTGATTGTTCGAatcgaggggatcatcgcaaacactcactcacgccttggacagcgcaacgctctccgcatccgtccacttcctccgtgtcgggctgtcgtcatcagccggctgcgatgaatcgccgaccaccctcttgcctttccccttgcccttcttcttcgttggcgcgccccgaccccgccctactcccccgtttgaacgggagtgtccgcatccccgagatctatccccaactcctctaaggagaaagtatcacacccagtgaactgcgtctccgatggggtcgatgtgtgcgaagaagcagtcaaaaaatcaaaactgggacGATAGACGTTGccctcccccggcgtcccctccATCCTCGGTTGCCACCCCCGCGTCATTTGCATCCCTGGTGCCCagcccggcatcatctgcatcccgagttgcatccccggtaccccctgcccgcccggcATCGCCGACCCGCCCTGCATCCTGGCATACTACCCTCGGAtgtcatcccgggcatcatctgctgccaatggtacatgttgtagtaccccgccatcggaccccatccacttcccacgggcatcgtgggagtttgagacccgctcgtcactagAGTAGACTCTTTGTTGTGccccatttcgcgttgttgctcttgtacagaaattaagatagagagaaaactcgttaaaacaagtggtgcgaatgaaaatgacgtgcaaatcgcgtatatataatgtttcaaaaattaaattaaataaaaaaataaaaaatcggctggccgatcgggagcctgcaatggcggccagccgatcggcgagcgcatcggccagcgcccgaaaatcggTGTGCGCTCGCTGTTTTTCTCGCTGATTTGTCGCTCGCCGgctacaatggttcggcgagcggacgggccagcgccggaaatcggctagccggtccgctcgtcgccattgtggatgctcttaagagtgtccacaatgggggagccgcggcccccCATTAAAGAGAGCCGAGAGCCGAGggtgagccgcggccctccactCCAGCGGGCcgtgtaaattttttttttaattttcgcaaattattttataaaacacTACACTTCCATTCCATTTTTCCAACTCCATTTTACTTCCATTTTCCTCCAATCTTTCCTTCCAATTTCAATTCAACCTTGGAACaatggattccgacgatgaacaattccaacaagtggtagatctggagttccaaaaccttgTTGCAGCGATGCAACGTGAAGCCGACGAGGCGGAAGATGCGGctgaggcggcggtggcggtggcagTCCCTCGGCCATTTCATCATCGGCGATTTTTCGACCGTGATCATGCCTGGGCTGACCGCCGGTTGATGGAAGACTACTTCAACGAGAACGCCCGTTATCCGGCAGAAATTTTccgtcggcgattcagaatgtcgcaacgtcTCTTCGTCCATATAGCGACGTGTTTGGCGCAGCTGTTCAGGTGCTTCAACTTGCGATATGATGCCACCGGCCGACCCGGCTTGTCGACATACCAGAAGTGTACTATGGCAATTAGACAGCTTGCATATGCCGGgcccgctgacatgttcgacgaatacctacagatgggcgaAACGACTGCCCTACAGACGTTGAGCCAGTTTTGCAGGGGCATTAAGGATATCTTCAAAGGGGAGTATCGACGGAAGCCATCggctgatgattgccaacgtctgatggatatgcacgagactgtacatcattttccagggatgttggggagcatcgattgcatgcaccgggagtggaggaactgcccggtggcttggaaggggcaATTCACTTCTGGTTTCAAAGGCCAGCATCTCACGATGATTCTTGAAGCAATTGCTGATTACCGCATgcgaatctggcatgcgtattttggggtcgctagatcgaacaacgacatcaacgttctacgaTCGTCCCACCTGTTCAATGACGAGAGCCGGGGTGAGGGTCCGCAAGTTAGATTCATGGCCAACGGCACTCAGTACAacatggggtactatttggccgatgggatataccctcgctggcccgtgtttgtgaagacgatccgacaacccgttgggacgaagcaaacctacttcgcgaaaaaacacgagggtgctaggaaggatgttgagcgagcttttggtgtactccaagcgcgatgggcaattatacggtgcccggctCGACAATGACACGAAAATGGTGTCGCAGACATCAtgactgcatgtatcatattgcacaatatgataatagatgacgaaggatttgctgcagagcgatggacatcggaagatggtgctagttcgagctcgggtactgccatggagcccctgcagatgggtgtaccacgtagtaatgaatacttgatccagcggtacaccgatatgcggagccaaatatcgcatccatcactgcaggctgatatggttgaagaggtctggaaccgtaGAAGGAGCGCCGCAGAGTGATTTGGGTTTTGGGTTTCcgggttgttgtttttaaactaggtcactttcgttgtataattttcctactttaatataatacaacgaaattattgttacattttttttaagttgtgaattttttttgtttacaatccaaattattttattttaattaaatttataaataacataaatttaaagactaataaaatttagtagacataaattaaaaaatattattaaaaaagcaaacaaattaattttgttttttggagAGGGCAACATTTCGTGGCCCTAttgtttttattcattttaccaTTGTAAAGGCCACAAGAGAGCCACAAATGGTGaccgggccacatttggtggccttcaagggccaccattgtggacactctaaacgGGCTTTGATTATGGCGCGGTTTATGAAAACCCTAATTCTACCCGAGCTGTGGGTTTTACTGTTAGCGCATGTGGAGGAGTATATTTACTTTTaattgttttcaatttttttagtattctttttcaaaaagttgtcctttcgatttcttttaaatcattttacggaaaattaatatacaaaaaaaataaactatatGTGCAggacacattaataaaatatttaattttttatttgttcagTAATTTATCATGATTTTTTATATAACATACACTGTCGTGCTTAAAGAAGTACTCTTATTTAGGGTGCATTGTCATGCTCACATGACCCTGCAACGTGCTGGACTACACAATGATTGCACGCACTATTGTGCTTAAGCATGTTATTTATATCAAATCACAAAGGCGTTGGGTGGCattgatttaaataatatttataaatgcaTATAGTTTAAATTGATTCTTCACTCTTTCGTCTTTCCTTATTTTTTATCTAGTAATTTTTCAGtcttaattcattttaaatttattatattttgttggtTTAGTTTGATAGTTTTGTTTACTCATTAATCAATTTAAATCTAAATTAGGAATAAGAAAGAATTAAAAAAGGGAGAAATAGAAAATACATGTGAATATTAAGATATTAGTGCTCAAGGATTACAGATGATATTATCTTTTGCGTGTTATTTTTCCCTAGCCTTCAGAAATTCAGACATAAACTTGTAAAAATAAAACGACATAATTCAAGTCTACCATAAACTGCAGACTGCAGTGCCACAACAAATGCAGCAGCTGTACCACCATCAGCTTATTTGTAAGTACCACCATCTCTAACTATTTCAATAACACAGCTATCAACAAAAACAATCTAACATCCAGTCAACAAATGCAGCAAGGACCAACTAAGTTAGACTTCATCGGATTCAGAAATGGAAACATCGGAGTAAAGAAATCAGCCGGCAGCCATTGAAGCAGTCACCAGTATAAACTATGTAGTACAATTCTACCAAGTGttggatttttttaatattgggTTCTTCAGCAATTTGCACAAGGCCAGAGCCGGATGATAAAGCACAGCAGTCTTCAAACTAGGCACAGCGTtgtgttataaaataaattgtttaacCAGCAAGTGGGTTGGCATGAATTGTTACACGGTTGGTCCTGATTTCCATGAGAGGTTTATCCCCCGGACCTGTTGGAGCCTGGAAGTTTAAACAAATGTTTGATCAGTGTAAACTATGAAAGAACTGCTGGTAATGCTCAGACAGGCGTGTTATCACCAATACGTACGAGTGAATGGATTTTTGGGCTAACCTTTTCCATTATATCAAGCACTTCAAAACCATGAATCACTTTCCCAAAGATGGTATAGAGTCCATTGAGATGAGGTTGCTTGCCATAGGTTATGAAGAACTGGCTTCCGTTAGTATTAGGCCCACTGTTTGCCATGGATAAGATACCTCTAGCATTGTGCTGAATCAGAAAGAGGAACAGTAATCAAACACAGTTACACAAACATACCATATATGTTTGTATAATTTAACTTCGAGCCTGGAAAATGATAGTATCAAGATAATAATGGTAGGTAGATCTCCCTTTCAGGACACCCAAAACAATGAACATCTCCTACATAAAAGTGAGAGGTCTCCGGCTCAATTCCCACCACTTCTATACCCTGAACAACCCCTCCTCCCCCCAAAAAAGCTCAAAATAAGATAGAACTAATAAAAAAAGGCACTCAATTTTTTATAACAAACTCATCTACGGACTTGTACTTGCTGTTTTTTGCGTCAAAAAATTAGGTGCATACATAGTACAATCAGAAAACCTCACATTGGTGCTTAGCCAATTAGAGTTATTCAGCTTTAACCAATCAAACAATTAAGAAAAGAGTCAAAAGACTGTAAGCTCCCATCTCATTGATGCATTTAGTTTTTGCATGTATCGTGTGGAAAATGAACTAAGAACTTAACGAACTAAATCTTGCAGGAGTTACCTTCAAAGACTCTCTTATCTCATCATTGAACTTTTTACCCCATATACTTGTACCACCCTTGCCAGTATTGGTTGGATCACCACCTTGTATCATGAAACCCTTAATATTTCTATGAAATATGGTTCCATCATAATAACCACTTGCAGCTAACGCCAGAAAATTCTGCAGCACAATTTTATGAGTTCAAGTAAGAAAATTATATTGTACGAGACACTGCTTATCCTGACTAAAAAGGCACCATGAAGTAGCACACGGACAGGGTCAACATTATGTCATTATAAGTGTAAAAATAAATGAGAACACATATCTAGTCACTGAAGAATCATACGACATGATTATTAATGGAGTAAGGAGTTCCGCATATTTCAAGATATTGCAAATACCTAGCAGAAGAATACTATAATTTAGAGCACCACTTCGAACTATTATTCTCGTAATATATATCAACAAACCTCCTAGATTACCAAAAGTCCTCACCCGAGTGTCTCTTAAAACAAAGACAACCAAGCATAAGAACCAGCATTTTCATAAATGAGGAGTAGTAATCTATAACAAGTACAAATGCAATTCCCTCAACTTTGATGTTGTAGCTACACAATGCTGGGCAGTTCAAGCATTTTCATAAGTGCACATAATGCTAGAATCAAACATCACGTTATTCCCGGAGATACTACCAACTACAGGACGATAGCGGTTAAAGAAATTCCCACACCCTCACTCAAAAACTAGCATAATTTTACTTAGTATTACACGCATTTATACAATTGCAACCACGCAAACTGATTTAATACACGCACCTCAGCTGTCCTCGGGACCTCGTCGCAGAAGATTTCGCACTTGATGTCGCCCAAATTCGTGTGAAGCGTCACTGACTGCAAAACACAtaaataatttaacaaaatgAAGTAAAACGAACACAATTCACAGGTTTCACGAGCACCGGCACTCCATCTTGAAACTGTTCGACAAAAGTCCTCAAcgaaaacaaacaaatattgaaggaaattaCCATTTTGACAGATCGATTATCGGAACTCTAAAACGATTACAGTTGAAACTGAAGTAACTCTTTAGATTATACTATCCTTCGCTGTTGAATGCTAGGAATTCTGAAGACCCTTTTTATGGCTTCTTTTTCGAATAAATTTAGATTAATAAGATAGGGAAATATTCATTCTCTACATTTTTTCTAATTCATTCTATCTTCATATATAAAAAATCatctaattttattatttactagtagtatttctttttctttttatgtcTTTTTACTCTATTagttatatattaaaattttatagttCAAGATTATGTTTTATAGATGAAGatagtatatattaaaaaatgcaatttaagCATAATATTACTGGCTTTGATTCaaatattcataattttatttttatatcacTTTCTAAAAGGCCAATGAAAGTAGAGaaatatttatatactagtatttcttATATGACTTTCTTATTCAGTAATGTGGGATGAGTTTGTATCCCGACATACCTTTCctcaggccatccacaatgtaacgcgtttttgtttttttgtttttaattcgaatttgtctatttaaacctcgattgtcattccatttttcatacgaacatttcttgCATCAGTTCTCACATCTCTCACATCTCTCCAAATCACACAagccaaaatgaaccacgacgacgacgaccGGAGTTCCTTGGAGGACGGTAGTCCGACCTTGACTCAAGCCTTAAATGCAGTCGTGCAtgacgcaatggcggaatgcttagccataattcaacgcgaggaggcggcggcggaacCAACACAgccatgcgcagctcatgaacgacatgattgaagaagtgtgggcccgtaaccgtcgtcgctgagtttgcgtatttttttgtaatccgtattgtaatgtattaattttgtaaatgaaatgaaggtttttcacaatttttgtagttatttaaatattcaaatagaagaaaatgcttagggcgccccactgcaggtggaagagcaggaggataaaatgctgacgtggcggtgcatagggcgggctttagggcgccccattgtggatggcctcaaACCAACACAACATAAATTACGTAAACTAAGATCACACATATGTCACAGGTCACCAAGGTCTTGATCAAGACCACAAAAGTCTAGCACATTTGGCACTTCACATGAAAATCACTCGACTGGACTCGGTATTAGTGAGAGGGTTCG contains:
- the LOC121794337 gene encoding peptidyl-prolyl cis-trans isomerase CYP18-1 — protein: MSVTLHTNLGDIKCEIFCDEVPRTAENFLALAASGYYDGTIFHRNIKGFMIQGGDPTNTGKGGTSIWGKKFNDEIRESLKHNARGILSMANSGPNTNGSQFFITYGKQPHLNGLYTIFGKVIHGFEVLDIMEKAPTGPGDKPLMEIRTNRVTIHANPLAG